From Hoeflea sp. 108:
TTCAAGGTCTATGAGATGAACGGGCCGACGCCCGACGACTGGAAGCTGATCGCAACGCGCACGACCGACAGGAAGAACCCCGATGCGCCCATCGGCCAGCAAGAGGGCTCGGGTTCGCTCGACGCGCCCGCCTGGTTCGGTGGCAAATACATGTATCTGTCGGCGGCGCCTGACGACACCTACGCGCTGACCGAATACCCCGATTATCTGCATTCGCCGGGCTATCAGGTTTGGGATATGTCGGATCCGGCCAATCCCGTCTTCGTCAGCCAGGTCACGGTTCCCGGCCAGGTGGTCGGCGACAAGGCGAGCGAGGACGCCTATCTGATGAACCCGCGGGCCGGCAACCGGACGTCATGGATGGGCTCGCGCATGCCGCCATTCCTGCCGACGCCGGTCGAAAAGGGCGGCAAGGTGGCCTTCGGCGCGATGGGCGGCCTCGGCCTCTACACCTTCGACCTCGCCAACCCCGACAAGCCGGAGATGAAGGGGCATGTGAGCATCGCGCCGAGCTTCGCCGGCACCGAATTCGACAATGTCGACACCAGCCAGTACGCCCGCACCGGCTATGTCTTCGCCAACGGTTATCCGATGAACTCGAACTGCTACGAGCCCTATAAGGACGTGCTGGTGATCGACGCCAAGGATGTGGCACAGCCGAAGGTGGTGGCAACATTCCCGCGGCCGACGCCGCCGAAGGAGGCGAAGTTTACCGACTATTGCCAGCGCAAGGGCAGCTTCGGGCCGAAGCGCTCGGGCACCACGCACCAGCCGGGCCATGGTCGCGACGGCGTAGTACCCTACGCCTTCTACAATGCCGGTCTGCAGATCTTCGACGTCAAGGATCCGGCACAGCCGAAGATCGCGGGCTACTTCGTGCCACGCTTCCCCACGACTTCAGAGATGCCCGACTACACCTTCGACAATGCCAGCTTCGCAGTCTTCACCGAATATGATCGCAACATCATCTGGCTGTTCTCGGTCGGTGGCGTGCATGCACTGAAGACGCCGCTGCTGGGTGAACCGAAAATGGGCTCCAGCGACCAGATCTGGCCGCCCCGGGGCTGACAGGACGACAGCGACAAACTTCGGACCGGCCTCGCGGCCGGTCCGTGTCATCTGGGGCAATCACTCCTTGGGCAGGAAAGCGGGATTGTAGACGATCTCCCAGAGATGGTCGTCGGGATCCTGGAAATAGCCGGCATAGCCGCCCCAGAAGGTCTTTTGCGCCGGCTTTACCAGCCGCGCGCCGGCGGCCAGTGCCTGCGCCATGACCGCGTCGACCTCGGCTTCACCGGCGACATTGTGGCCAAGTGTGAACTCGGTCGGGCTGCGATCTGATTTTGCGATGCCGGCGTCGTGGGCGATGTCGCCGCGCGGGAACAGCGCCAGCTTCATGCCACCTTCCAGATCGATGAAGACGACGGCGCCGTGCTCGAACTCTGTGCCGATGATGCCGTCGGTGGCGAGCCCGAGGCCGTCGCGATAGAAGGCGAGCGATGTGTCGAGGTCGTCGACGCCGAGGGTGATGACGCTTATTCTCGGTTTCATGATGTGCGGTCCTGTGTTGCGCGGCGGCGGATGTCCTTGTGCCGCAGTTACAGGGTTTTCGCATCAGCCTGCGTTGCCGGATTGAATATTCCGGCCAAAGTTACGGCAGGCAGGATTCGGGAGAAGACAGCTTGAGCGAGGCGGTGCCGGCACAGTCGGCGGGCGATTTCACCGAGATGCCGGTGGCATCGTATCTCGGCGACGTCTTCTCGGCGGTCTGGATGCACCGTCTGCCGGAAAAAAATAGCGTACCGCCGCTGGTCATTGTGCCTGACGGCACCATCGACCTGCAGTGGATCAATGGTGCGTTCCGTATCGCTGGCCCCGACAGGGAGCCGAAGACAGAGCATCTTCAAGACACGGGCATGGTCGTCGGGTTTCGTTTCCAGCCCGGCGCCGCTGCTGCCTGGCTGGGCATGCCCGCGACCGAGATCGCGGGCCAGCGGCTGGCACTGGATGACCTCTGGGGACGGAAGGCACGCCGCATGAATGGCGGGGTCGGATCGCCCGAAGCACTGGGGCTCGTTGCTTCGTTGCAGGCTGCGATTGCCCGCGCCATGCCTGAAACGCCTCTCACAGACCAGACCATGCGTGCCGCCTACAAGCTGATCGAGGCCGGTCCGCCCTCAGGCGCGCCGCTGATCCCGTGGCTCGGACGGGCGCTGGCAATGAGCGAACGCACCCTGCGCCGGCGCTTCGACGAGAGTTTCGGCTACGGCCCAAAGACGCTCGACCGCATCCTGCGCTACCAGCGTTATCTCGATCTGAAGCGCAGAAGCCATGGATCGCCCGCCATGCTGGCCGTTGAGGCCGGTTATGCCGACCAGGCGCATCTGGTTCGCGAAAGCCGCCGTCTCACATGCCGGACGCCGGCGGAGTTCGAGCGGCTGGTCGGCTTCGGTCGGTCGTAGCCGTCCGCAAGCCCAGTGGTCTCAGTGCAGCTTGGTCACGAGCCGCACCAGCCAGTCGGTAAGGCCCTTGTAGGGCGGGCGGATCAGGTCGCTGGCCGAGGGCTCGTATTTGCGCAGGACCGGCATTGCCTTGGAGAAGGTGAGGAAACCCTCGCGGCCGTGATAGTGCCCCATGCCCGAGGCGCCGACGCCGCCGAAGGGCAGGTCTGCGCAGGCGAACTGGTAGAGCGTGTCGTTGATGCAGACGCCGCCGGCGACGATGCGCGACAACATGATCTCGATCTCGGCCCTGTCGTCGCCGAAGCCGTAGAGCGCCAACGGGCGGTCACGCTCCACGACATAGGCGATAGCCTCGTCGAGCGAGCCGCAGCCGATGATGGGCAGGATCGGCCCGAATATCTCGTCGCGCATGACGGCGCTGTCGGGCGTGGGATCGAGCACTGCTGTCGGGACCATCAGGCGCTCGCGAGCTGGCGGCAGCGAAGTGGCGTCGACAAGCGGGGTCAGTTCGAAGCCCTGCACCGCGGCGTCGTCGAGCAGGCCGTTCAGGCGGGCGAACTGGCTGTCGTTGACGATGGAGGTGTAGTCGTCGAAGCCCTTCCGGTCGTTGTAGCGGGCACTGACTTCCTGCTTGATGAGGCGGAGGAGCTCGTCGCGCTTTTCTCTTGATACCAGCACATAGTCGGGGGCGATGCAGGTCTGGCCGGCATTGAAGAATTTGCCCGTGGCGATGCGACGGGCGGCACGTTCGAGATTGGCCGAGGGGGCGACGATGGCCGGCGACTTGCCGCCGAGCTCGAGCGTCACGGGTGTCAGGTTGCGGGCAGCGGCAGCCATCACCTTACGGCCGACCGCGGTGGAGCCGGTGAAGAACAGATGGTCGAAGGGCAGTTCGGAAAAGGCCGCCGACAGCTCGGCGCCCCCCAGCGCCACCGCCACGCGGGATGAAGGGAAGACGTCTGCCAGCAGCGACTGCAGGAAGGTCGTTGTGCGCGGCGTGTGCTCCGACGGCTTGAGGAAGACGTGGTTGCCGGCGGCGATGGCCGCGACCAGCGGCGCGAGCGAAAGGTTCACCGGATAGTTCCACGGCGCGATGATGCCGACGACGCCGAGCGGTACGTGGCGGATTTCGGCGCTTGCAGGCAAAAGCTTCCAGCCGGCCGAGCGGCGCTCGGGCCGCATCCAGGATTTCAGCTTGCGCAGCGTGTGCTTGATTTCCGACAGAACGACGCTGCCTTCGCCCAGCAGGCTTTCGTGCCGGGAGCGATGGCCGAAATCGGCGCTGATGGCCTCGGCCATCTCGTTCAGGCGCCGGCTGAAGGCGCTCTGCAGGCGCTTGAGGTCCTGGACGCGCTGGGCATATGTCGGCCGCGTCTCGAGCCAGGTGGCACGCAGCGCATCGAAGGTTGCCCTGAGCTCGGGCTGGCTATCGTTTTGCTTCAGCATCGTTTTCCGTCGACCGGGCGAAGAGATACTGCGCGGCATAATAGGTGCCGAGCACCCAGATGGCATTGTAGGGAATGTTCCAGCGGAAGCGGCCATAGGCAAGCATGGTGTCGCTGACCATGAAGAACAGGCCGCCGATCGCCGCATGGCGAGCCGCCCGCTGCGCTTGCGTGCCGGCGAGTTGGCGATGGCGCGACAGCGCCTGGGCGGCCATGGTGGTGAGCACCAGCGCATAGATCACCACAGGCATCCGCATGGGCGAGGGCAGGTGCGACCACAGTCCGGCGAAGACGGCCACCGCGACGACCGCGAAGAGCGCGAAGATCGCGACGTTGCCGCCGAACCTCGCATCGCGGGTCAGCGCCCAGATATAGGCGCAGTGGGCGAGC
This genomic window contains:
- a CDS encoding VOC family protein translates to MKPRISVITLGVDDLDTSLAFYRDGLGLATDGIIGTEFEHGAVVFIDLEGGMKLALFPRGDIAHDAGIAKSDRSPTEFTLGHNVAGEAEVDAVMAQALAAGARLVKPAQKTFWGGYAGYFQDPDDHLWEIVYNPAFLPKE
- a CDS encoding AraC family transcriptional regulator, whose amino-acid sequence is MSEAVPAQSAGDFTEMPVASYLGDVFSAVWMHRLPEKNSVPPLVIVPDGTIDLQWINGAFRIAGPDREPKTEHLQDTGMVVGFRFQPGAAAAWLGMPATEIAGQRLALDDLWGRKARRMNGGVGSPEALGLVASLQAAIARAMPETPLTDQTMRAAYKLIEAGPPSGAPLIPWLGRALAMSERTLRRRFDESFGYGPKTLDRILRYQRYLDLKRRSHGSPAMLAVEAGYADQAHLVRESRRLTCRTPAEFERLVGFGRS
- a CDS encoding aldehyde dehydrogenase family protein, with amino-acid sequence MLKQNDSQPELRATFDALRATWLETRPTYAQRVQDLKRLQSAFSRRLNEMAEAISADFGHRSRHESLLGEGSVVLSEIKHTLRKLKSWMRPERRSAGWKLLPASAEIRHVPLGVVGIIAPWNYPVNLSLAPLVAAIAAGNHVFLKPSEHTPRTTTFLQSLLADVFPSSRVAVALGGAELSAAFSELPFDHLFFTGSTAVGRKVMAAAARNLTPVTLELGGKSPAIVAPSANLERAARRIATGKFFNAGQTCIAPDYVLVSREKRDELLRLIKQEVSARYNDRKGFDDYTSIVNDSQFARLNGLLDDAAVQGFELTPLVDATSLPPARERLMVPTAVLDPTPDSAVMRDEIFGPILPIIGCGSLDEAIAYVVERDRPLALYGFGDDRAEIEIMLSRIVAGGVCINDTLYQFACADLPFGGVGASGMGHYHGREGFLTFSKAMPVLRKYEPSASDLIRPPYKGLTDWLVRLVTKLH
- a CDS encoding lysoplasmalogenase; protein product: MDTVTSRRSNTAIYWLFAISAVLAIIGSLVAPDNTSPWRWLHYLTKPTATLLLLVAVLRGMSSRAYGVPIAIGLAFGAAGDFFLMLPGDYFLAGLVGFLLAHCAYIWALTRDARFGGNVAIFALFAVVAVAVFAGLWSHLPSPMRMPVVIYALVLTTMAAQALSRHRQLAGTQAQRAARHAAIGGLFFMVSDTMLAYGRFRWNIPYNAIWVLGTYYAAQYLFARSTENDAEAKR